From the Primulina tabacum isolate GXHZ01 chromosome 3, ASM2559414v2, whole genome shotgun sequence genome, one window contains:
- the LOC142539053 gene encoding protein indeterminate-domain 14-like: MLRNSDNHCPSSEPFSSSENGSISKRKRRPAGNPDPDAEVISLSPKTLLELDRYVCEICDQGFQRDQNLQMHRRRHKVPWKLLKRENPMAQKRVYVCPEPSCLHHDPCHALGDLVGIKKHFRRKHSNQKQWVCEKCSKGYAVQSDYKAHLKTCGTRGHSCDCGRVFSRVESFIEHQDACSMGQRRSESHPLQPPRPSWLVAACLSLTASSPSPSSDTYLSVTPRPSGSALPRQIDPIFFSNFGCGACGTTASRYPNLELELLSKKLDEDRSTQLQLSIGLSEMGGRTYTDSCKTTVNYWCSPQGGSTICGKLPFSAAAVAVPAERLKELAQEQLRIAMAEKAYSDKARQEAKRQLEMAAQQFADAKRIRQQAIGELQKAHALKEYATEQVNSVMLQITCNSCKQKFRQSHAASSSWPPFLPFAEASSSSCEISLGMSNISAALR, translated from the exons ATGTTGAGAAACAGTGATAATCACTGTCCTTCTTCCGAGCCATTCTCTTCTTCAGAAAACGGAAGCATCAGCAAAAGAAAACGACGGCCCGCTGGAAATCCGG ATCCAGATGCGGAGGTGATTTCTTTATCCCCGAAAACCCTCCTGGAATTAGATCGATACGTATGCGAGATCTGCGACCAAGGGTTCCAGCGTGACCAGAACCTGCAGATGCACCGAAGACGGCACAAAGTGCCATGGAAACTGCTGAAGCGCGAGAACCCGATGGCCCAGAAGCGTGTCTACGTCTGCCCGGAACCCAGCTGCCTCCACCACGATCCTTGCCACGCGCTTGGAGATCTCGTCGGGATCAAGAAACATTTCAGGCGGAAGCACAGTAATCAGAAGCAATGGGTCTGCGAGAAATGTTCCAAAGGATACGCAGTTCAGTCAGATTACAAAGCCCATCTGAAAACCTGTGGGACTCGTGGGCATTCATGTGATTGTGGCCGTGTGTTTTCCAG GGTGGAGAGTTTCATCGAGCATCAAGATGCTTGCAGCATGGGGCAGCGCCGATCAGAATCTCACCCTTTACAGCCGCCACGGCCGTCGTGGCTGGTGGCGGCTTGCTTATCTCTAACGGCTTCGAGCCCCAGTCCCTCCAGCGACACCTATCTCAGCGTAACTCCCAGGCCTAGCGGTAGTGCTTTGCCCAGACAAATAGATCCCATTTTCTTCAGCAACTTCGGCTGCGGCGCCTGCGGAACCACCGCCTCCCGCTACCCGAATCTTGAACTCGAGCTTCTTTCTAAGAAATTAGACGAGGATCGGTCTACACAGCTGCAGCTCTCGATTGGGTTGTCGGAGATGGGAGGAAGAACATACACAGATAGCTGTAAAACCACCGTCAACTATTGGTGCTCGCCGCAGGGTGGCAGCACCATCTGTGGAAAACTACCTTTTTCAGCAGCGGCAGTGGCTGTGCCTGCGGAAAGGCTGAAAGAGCTAGCGCAAGAGCAGCTTAGGATAGCCATGGCGGAGAAAGCTTACTCTGACAAGGCCAGGCAGGAAGCGAAAAGACAGTTAGAAATGGCGGCGCAGCAATTCGCCGACGCGAAAAGGATCCGGCAACAGGCCATAGGAGAGCTGCAGAAGGCTCATGCACTGAAAGAGTACGCCACGGAGCAAGTTAACTCTGTTATGCTGCAAATCACTTGTAATTCTTGCAAGCAAAAATTCCGGCAGAGTCACGCGGCATCGTCTTCCTGGCCGCCATTTCTGCCATTTGCAGAAGCTTCGTCTTCTTCTTGTGAGATTTCACTTGGCATGAGTAACATATCAGCAGCTCTTAGATAG